The following proteins are co-located in the Penaeus vannamei isolate JL-2024 chromosome 34, ASM4276789v1, whole genome shotgun sequence genome:
- the LOC113820774 gene encoding fibrous sheath CABYR-binding protein → MPTREDAEDSAAGEGTDDAIHEKINEIPVEKAAEGVPAEEEAEDTSGGDVAKDVSDTEIADDTPAEEVAADEEAAEDVPADGAAEVDSTRAEKAVPAEEMAGMNAIIFPDDPSPSVPLVEAVERKPEAEADGMNAIIFPENVPAVEMTEPEVSTESAPAVEVENRPDGNIPATEVPEAEESGAPEIVMPVDPAMDENNAEEGLLATEAPEEVNPATEAPEEVDPATEAPEEVNPATEAPEEVNPATEAPEEVDPATEAPEANAEETSTEAPTANGDDGVTARTTGEEAADVPAEEDQATEAPSDVAAPEEVSVTEVSIEEHVKEELPATELPVTEEASSAIETALTGEDFGEEIAVTESPMEEGESTEVPESLAAESEAGGSAVTSAPELLIMEDPAINEAPVMAADALLMAVGNANVDDPTEDTALSMSDSAVAKANEVETADAPPKADDEVADTDLAMPDEVRMPLDAMENDAPAMPPMRSADEEEQEEPEILGYIHSHPHAHFFGDDHHAYPAHPHPQPYRPHFKIYKGKPDGDHKVHHGHVFNFYH, encoded by the coding sequence ATGCCGACAAGAGAAGACGCTGAAGACAGCGCTGCTGGAGAAGGAACTGACGATGCCATCcacgagaaaataaatgaaatcccTGTTGAAAAGGCAGCGGAGGGCGTCCCGGCTGAAGAGGAAGCTGAAGATACTTCTGGCGGTGATGTAGCTAAAGATGTGTCTGATACAGAGATAGCTGATGATACTCCCGCCGAGGAGGTAGCTGCAGATGAAGAAGCAGCCGAGGATGTCCCTGCCGATGGTGCAGCTGAAGTTGATTCCACTCGCGCCGAGAAGGCTGTCCCCGCGGAAGAAATGGCGGGCATGAACGCGATAATCTTCCCCGACGAcccttccccttccgttcccttGGTGGAGGCAGTGGAGAGGAAGCCGGAGGCGGAGGCTGATGGGATGAATGCCATTATTTTCCCCGAAAATGTACCTGCTGTGGAAATGACGGAACCCGAAGTCTCGACGGAATCTGCTCCTGCCGTCGAAGTGGAAAATCGACCCGACGGGAACATTCCGGCGACGGAAGTGCCCGAGGCTGAAGAATCGGGCGCGCCTGAGATTGTTATGCCGGTCGACCCAGCCATGGATGAGAACAACGCTGAGGAGGGGCTTCTTGCCACAGAAGCGCCGGAGGAGGTCAACCCCGCCACCGAAGCGccggaggaggtcgaccccgccACCGAAGCGCCGGAGGAGGTCAACCCCGCTACCGAAGCGCCGGAGGAGGTTAACCCCGCCACCGAAGCGCCGGAGGAGGTCGACCCTGCCACCGAAGCGCCGGAGGCGAATGCTGAGGAGACTTCCACAGAGGCTCCAACAGCCAATGGCGATGACGGTGTGACGGCAAGGACGACCGGAGAAGAAGCCGCAGATGTTCCCGCTGAAGAAGACCAAGCCACGGAGGCACCGAGTGATGTTGCTGCTCCGGAAGAGGTCTCCGTCACCGAAGTTTCCATCGAAGAACATGTAAAGGAGGAACTTCCTGCGACAGAGTTACCTGTTACAGAAGAAGCCTCCTCGGCCATCGAAACTGCTCTCACAGGAGAGGATTTCGGGGAGGAGATCGCGGTCACCGAATCCCCTATGGAAGAAGGTGAATCCACAGAGGTCCCTGAGAGCCTTGCAGCTGAAAGTGAAGCAGGAGGCTCGGCTGTAACCTCTGCTCCTGAGCTATTGATCATGGAGGATCCTGCGATTAATGAGGCTCCTGTAATGGCTGCAGATGCTCTTCTTATGGCGGTTGGAAACGCAAATGTTGATGACCCTACTGAGGACACCGCCCTATCCATGTCTGACAGTGCCGTTGCTAAGGCTAATGAAGTTGAGACGGCCGACGCTCCTCCAAAGGCTGACGATGAGGTCGCTGACACTGATCTTGCCATGCCTGATGAAGTCCGCATGCCTCTTGATGCCATGGAGAACGACGCGCCTGCGATGCCTCCCATGCGATCTGcggacgaagaagaacaagaagaacccGAGATTCTGGGCTACATCCATagccacccccacgcccacttcTTCGGCGATGACCACCACGCATACCCAGCCCACCCACACCCGCAACCTTACCGCCCACACTTCAAAATCTACAAAGGGAAACCCGACGGGGATCATAAGGTGCATCATGGGCATGTCTTCAACTTCTACCACTGA